In the genome of Alphaproteobacteria bacterium, the window TAAAAGCAGAAGTTGAATTCGGTGGACAAAGCTCAAGAGGTGCCGAAATACAAGGTTGAAGATGAGAAACATCTCCACCCATAATAGTATAATTATCTCCAGGTCTAATACCATCAGTATAAGCAGCACATCTCCATTTATTATCAAGAGGACTACAAGTACAATAATCTACACACAAAGGCATATTATGATATTCACTACATTGTGAATTAGCAAATGCATTGTTAACTTTCACTACATTAAAAGAAATTGCAAATAAAATAAATAAACTTAAAAATCTAAACTTTTTCAACATAACTCTCTCCCTAAACACTAATTACTACATCCACAATTACTTGCAGGAGGATTACTTCTACCTGCAGGATTACAAGATGGTGTTGATACAGCAGTACATGTCTCATTTATACTAACTTTACCGCCTTCAACACCAGATGGATTTTCATATCCAGTATTACACCAACATCCAACTCCCAAACTGCTATTAACAGCCGAATTAACAGGGCAAAGATTTAATGAACAAGATCCACTTGTCGCAGTACATTCAAGTTCATTATAACAACAAGAAGCACCTTGAATACTACCACTATCTATAGCCCCAGTATTTCTAACTCTAACCGTAGCACCTTTTTGAAAAGGTGTAGAATATGATGTTCCATCCCAAAAAGTACTACTTAATTTACCCATACACTCCCATTTTCCACTAACACAATTACACCATTGTTTACATATTTTTAAATCTCCTGAAGACATTCCTGAAGTACTACAAGAGTGACCGCTTGAAACAGTAAAGTTTATTTCTGTATCATCTTTAACATTAAACCACGTAGGACACGATCCCAAACTAGCTCCATCACAATGTAAAGCTGCAGTTTGAGCAGTAATTCCACTATTATTAGGACAAACTTCCCAGCTAATTATATCTCCATTAGGACAAGGGTGAGCATTCACAGCCCAATTATTTCCCCCTGACAACGGAGGACAAGATCCTATCATAATTCCAAAAGCATTATTATTAATAATAAACGAAAAAACAAGCCCAACACAAAAAACTTTTGATAATTTTCTAAACAACTTAGAATCGAAATTTCTAAACATAAGAATCTCCTTTATAAAACCCTTCCCTAAATATACTCCTCCAAAGTATACCCAATTTTCAAAACAATGTAAAGTTTTAAAAAATAAAAAATTTCTGGAATCTCTGACTCAGAGTCACTTTCCCTAAAAACCAAGCTCCAATAAGAAAATTAAAATCGCCCTAAACAAGGGCGATATTTAAAAGAAATTAATTTTATAAGAATACTATCTTAATTTAGCAGATATCTATAAAGAACACCCAACGAAGAATCGTCTAAAATATCTTTACCAAAATCACAATTTCCACTACCATCCTTAAAGCAAGTTAAATCTTTATCTGAAACTTTCCAACAAACACCATCTGAATATTTTTCTCCTTCTGGACAAGCAACACAAGCACTACCATTCCACAATGGTTTATCCGAAGGACACGCGCAAGCTGAAGGACTAGTACTTCCGGCAGGAGCTTTTTGTCCAACAGGACATGCTGTACAAGATCCAGAACCAGCATAAGACCAATGATCTTCAGAACAAGTAGGACATAAAGTTCCTGCTGAAGTCCAACCTAACCTATGAGTACCTGCAGGACAAATAGAACATGTGCCTCCAACTCCAGTACCTCTATAACCTTGAATACATCCACAAACTCCACCATTATTATATTCTAATAAAGTTGCATCACATGTACCATCACACTTATCTTCTTGACCAAAACCACCTTTACCAGAATCTGAGCAATCTAAAATACATGATGTACCACCCCAGTGATACCCAACACCACAACAACTGTTTTGATCAGTAGCTGTAACCCATCTTTCTTCTGTACCTGATGGACAAGCACTTCTAGTTTGTTTCATTTTACAAACTTCAGATTGAATTTCAAATTCACTAGTATCAGTCCAACTTCCAACTGTACAATTAGAAATACAAGAAGAACCACTCTTAGTATATCCTGCAGCACAAACACAAGCTTTTCCACTCATAGTTTGATCAGGACCACAACACATATAATCTGACCCATCATATTTCGTAACCAAACCTGACTTACAAGCACAATCTCCAGAAGCTGATGATGGATTATGTTGCCCTAAAGGAACATCTATATCAAAACCACCTGCTGGACAAAAGGATGAACAATTAGGATTTGAACCTGAAGGTAAAGTATCTCCATCATTACAACATTTATAAACGCTTCCATTATAAGCAACTTTCAACCCAGCTTCACACCATGTGCAACCACTAGAAGGAGAGCTATCTAAGGCTTCATTATACCCTTTTGGATCTGGACAAGAACCTGCATTAGCACATTCTAATCCAATCTTTCTATTTGCATCTACACTACAAGGAACTTGGACAACATTAACACCTCCAGGGGCTGTAGGACAAGTCACTTCACCAGAATAAGAACATTCTGTATTATAAAAGTCCATACCTGTAACTGTGCATTTATTACCACTAATAGTAACACAAAGATCATTAGCTTTCTCATCAGCTGAAATAGAACAACTCAAATCTCCAACTGTTGTACTTCTATCTCCATCACACATACTATCACAAAATTCAGCACCGAATTGATCACAGCCATGTGATTGACAATACCTTCTTCCAGCCATAGTACATTTCCAAGAAGAACATGAATTAATTTCTGCAGATGTACAGGCCACAGCAAAAACATTTTTAACATCAAAACAAAGAAATGCTAAAACAATAAAAAATCTTAAAAATTTACTTCCCATTTATCTATCTCCTCAAATAGAATTTTCTCTCAAAACATAAAATAATTTTACATAAAAAACAACAACATGTAAAGTATTTTCTAAAAAGCAATTTTCAAAAAATTAAAGATAATGACTCAAACTCAAAGCCACAGTATAAAACAAAAAAAACGCCTTAAATAAATTAAGACGATTTTGAAATGCTTCCCTAGAAATATTTCCTTCCCAAAAATTCCTTTAAAAGAACCCTCATAAAAACATTATACCATAATTTGAAAACACAAAAAAGGAAAAAAGAAAATATTTAAAAAAACTATTTTACTTCATTAACCAATTTCTTGCCGTCAACAAATGATTTAACATTTGCCAAAGTAGTTTCTGAAATATTATTTAAAGCTTCTTTAGTAAAAAACGCCTGATGAGAAGTAACCAACACATTATGCATACCTAACATTTGGGCAAGAATAGGATCCTTCAAAAAGTTACTATCAGAACAATCTTCAAAAAAGTAATCTGCTTCTTCTTCATAAACATCTAAAGCAGCACCAGCAATCTTTTCTGAAAGTAAAGCATCCAACATATCTTTAGTATTAATCAATGCTCCCCTAGAAGTGTTAAGTATCACTGCGCTATTTTTCATTTTATCAATAGATGCTTCATTAATAATATGTCTAGTCGAAGGCAATAAAGGACAATGTAAAGAAATAACATCTGATTTAGTAAAAATCTCATCCATATCATCTACATATTTAAAACCTAAACCTCTTTCAAGATCTTCACTTTGAACTTTATCATAAGCAATAACATTCATACCAAAACCTTTAGCAATTTTGATAAACACTTTACCTATCTTTCCAACTCCAATAACTCCAACAGTTTTACCATTTAAATCGAAGCCTAACAAACCATGAAGTCTAAAATCAAATTCTCTAGTTCTTCTACCTGCCCTAGAGATACCTCTATTTAAATCTAATAATAAAGCGAAGGTATGTTCTGCAACTGCATAAGGCGAATACTCTGGAACTCTAACAACTGAAATTTTTCCTCTAACAGCATCCAAATTTATATTATTATATCCTGCACATCTTAATGCTATTAATTTAACACCTTTTTTAACTAAATGATCTACAATCTTTTCATCAACTATATCATTAGTAAACAAGCAAACAACCTCTGTTCCATCTTCTATAAATTTAACAGATCTTTCACTCAATCTATTCTCAATAAATTGAAAATCAAAGTTATATTTTTTATTCTCCTTAGCAAAAAAATCTCTATCATAAGATTTAATATCAAAAAATGCTATTTTAACCATAATATTCTCCCAGAATTAAAATTCCTCTTCCATATTTCCTTAAAATAAAGTATAATGAAAAAGTGAAAAACAAGCAAGAGAAATAATTGGATATAAATTAAAGATAAACTATGAATATGAAAAATAAAATTTCAACAAAAATATTAGTTACAACTATTGCAACTTTATCAATTAACCCTATAGCTTTTTCAAATGAAAATCATAATGAAGAAGATTTTAAAGAATGGCTTTCTGAGTTCAAAGAAGAAGTTATAAGCAATAAAGACAAATATAAAATTTCAGAAGAAAATATCAATATAGCATTCAACAATACCAACTTCTTAAAAAGAGCTATTAAAAGTGATAAAAACCAATCAGAATTTAGACCAAGCTTTGAACAATATTTAGGAGGATATCTTTCTCCAGCATTCACAAAAAAAGCCCTTAAGCTAAGAAGAAAACATTGGAAAAGTTTCGACAAAGTAGATCAAAAATATCACATTCCTAGAAATTATCTAATTGCCCTTTGGGGAGCAGAAACAAGCTTCGGAAAATTCTTCGGAAACCAACATATATTATCATCTACTGCAACGCTTGCATACGAAGGTCGTAGAGAAGAGTTCTTTAAAAAACAATTTATAGCAGCTATAAAAATAGCAGAAGAAAATGATTTCAATTTAGCAGAAATGGAAGGTTCTTGGGCCGGTGGACTAGGTAACTTCCAATTCATACCAACAACATTCGAACAATATGCTGTAGATGGAAATAACAATGGAAAAATAGATTTATGGAATGATATGGATGACGCATTCTCATCAGCTGCAAACCTACTAACAAAATATGGTTGGAAAGAAGGTGAGCTTTGGGGACGTGAAATAATCCTTCCAGAAAACTTTGATGAAGAGCTTTTAGACATAAACGGTGAAAAAGAAAAACAAACTGTTTCTTTCTGGAAATCCAAAGGTATAAAAACAATAAATAATAAAGAACTTCCAAACTCTAAAAAACTAGGAAGAGTAATCAAGACTAATGATGGAGCAAGAACGTTCCTAGTCTATAACAATTTCGAAGTTATAAGAAGATGGAATAGATCTAATCATTATGCATTAAAAATTGGTTTAATAAGAAACGAATTAGCCAATGAAGAAAATCTAAAATTACTAAAATAAAAACCTCCCAATCGGGAGTTTTTTTTTATCACAAAGAAAGTAATAAAAAAGCTCTCAACGAGAGCTTTTAAATTAATCAGGAATATGCTCATTTAAATCATCAAA includes:
- a CDS encoding lytic murein transglycosylase, which codes for MNMKNKISTKILVTTIATLSINPIAFSNENHNEEDFKEWLSEFKEEVISNKDKYKISEENINIAFNNTNFLKRAIKSDKNQSEFRPSFEQYLGGYLSPAFTKKALKLRRKHWKSFDKVDQKYHIPRNYLIALWGAETSFGKFFGNQHILSSTATLAYEGRREEFFKKQFIAAIKIAEENDFNLAEMEGSWAGGLGNFQFIPTTFEQYAVDGNNNGKIDLWNDMDDAFSSAANLLTKYGWKEGELWGREIILPENFDEELLDINGEKEKQTVSFWKSKGIKTINNKELPNSKKLGRVIKTNDGARTFLVYNNFEVIRRWNRSNHYALKIGLIRNELANEENLKLLK
- a CDS encoding 2-hydroxyacid dehydrogenase, coding for MMVKIAFFDIKSYDRDFFAKENKKYNFDFQFIENRLSERSVKFIEDGTEVVCLFTNDIVDEKIVDHLVKKGVKLIALRCAGYNNINLDAVRGKISVVRVPEYSPYAVAEHTFALLLDLNRGISRAGRRTREFDFRLHGLLGFDLNGKTVGVIGVGKIGKVFIKIAKGFGMNVIAYDKVQSEDLERGLGFKYVDDMDEIFTKSDVISLHCPLLPSTRHIINEASIDKMKNSAVILNTSRGALINTKDMLDALLSEKIAGAALDVYEEEADYFFEDCSDSNFLKDPILAQMLGMHNVLVTSHQAFFTKEALNNISETTLANVKSFVDGKKLVNEVK